In Streptomyces durocortorensis, a genomic segment contains:
- a CDS encoding helix-turn-helix transcriptional regulator, which translates to MNDGSLSILGLNTTEERAYRHFLRNPGTSTEDIGVLLHSPREEVEKALARLAELGLLRTDGHGGVSAADPETAVERLTEIRLRELHEQLHQVTRSRHLVAELTAEQQARPLATQGVERLEVLRQIRDRIDDLAFFARQEILSVEPYTALTPENIAHARPLDTRCLRRGVQIRSVVLREALDHPPTVAYLRELTAQGASIRAADKLSERILVYDRRTALVPVDPSDTSRGALVTQQAGLVSNILALFEKIWTESTDLSALIDTHPAPSGVLSEMEQRVMEEMCRVAKDETGARNLDISVRTYRRHVADVLRILDATSRPHAALLAREKGWI; encoded by the coding sequence GTGAACGACGGAAGCCTGTCCATACTCGGCCTCAACACCACGGAGGAACGCGCCTACCGGCACTTCCTGCGCAATCCGGGCACCAGCACCGAGGACATCGGCGTCCTCCTCCACAGCCCGCGCGAAGAGGTGGAGAAGGCCCTCGCCCGGCTGGCCGAGCTGGGCCTGCTGCGGACCGACGGGCACGGCGGTGTCTCGGCGGCCGATCCGGAGACCGCGGTCGAGCGCCTCACGGAGATACGGCTGCGCGAGCTGCACGAACAGCTCCACCAGGTCACCAGGTCCCGGCATCTGGTCGCCGAGCTGACCGCCGAGCAGCAGGCCCGGCCCCTCGCCACGCAGGGCGTGGAGCGGCTCGAAGTGCTCCGCCAGATCCGCGACCGGATCGATGACCTGGCCTTCTTCGCCCGCCAGGAGATCCTTTCCGTCGAGCCGTACACAGCACTCACCCCCGAGAACATCGCGCACGCCCGCCCGTTGGACACCCGGTGTCTACGCCGGGGCGTGCAGATCCGCAGCGTGGTGCTGCGGGAAGCACTCGACCACCCGCCCACCGTGGCCTACCTCCGCGAACTCACCGCGCAGGGCGCGTCGATCCGGGCCGCGGACAAGCTGTCCGAGCGGATCCTCGTGTACGACCGCCGTACGGCCCTGGTGCCCGTCGATCCCTCGGACACCTCGCGCGGCGCGCTGGTCACCCAGCAGGCCGGGCTGGTCTCCAACATCCTGGCCCTGTTCGAGAAGATCTGGACCGAGTCCACTGACCTCTCCGCCCTGATCGACACCCACCCCGCGCCCTCGGGCGTGCTGTCCGAGATGGAGCAGCGCGTCATGGAGGAGATGTGCCGGGTCGCCAAGGACGAGACGGGCGCACGGAACCTGGACATCTCGGTACGGACGTACCGCCGCCATGTCGCCGACGTGCTCCGCATCCTGGACGCGACCAGCCGCCCGCACGCTGCCCTGCTGGCCCGCGAGAAGGGCTGGATCTGA
- a CDS encoding helix-turn-helix domain-containing protein, whose product METAVTAMADERMTVDERMTAGGRMAADGRAMAGGRQVMDFAALTERELEVLVLLASGEQNRWLARRLGITERTVRAHTSSIVRKLNLKSRFEAAIVSYLHAEDIRRAASVT is encoded by the coding sequence ATGGAGACTGCTGTGACGGCGATGGCTGACGAACGGATGACGGTCGACGAACGGATGACTGCCGGCGGGCGGATGGCTGCCGATGGGCGGGCGATGGCCGGTGGGCGGCAGGTGATGGACTTCGCCGCGCTCACCGAACGCGAGCTGGAAGTGCTCGTACTGCTGGCGAGCGGCGAGCAGAACCGCTGGCTGGCCCGGAGACTCGGCATCACGGAACGTACGGTTCGGGCCCACACGTCGAGCATCGTGCGCAAGCTGAACCTGAAGTCGCGGTTCGAGGCCGCGATCGTGTCGTACCTGCATGCCGAGGACATCAGGAGGGCTGCGTCCGTGACCTGA